CTGTCGCACGGTCAAAAACCGCGTGTTCTATTTATTACCTGCTCTGACTCCCGCATTGATCCAAATTTGATTACTCAAGCGGATATCGGTGATCTGTTTATCATTCGCAATGCTGGAAATATTATTCCACCGTATGGCGCGGCGAACGGTGGAGAAGGGGCGGCGGTTGAATATGCGATTAATGCCCTGGATATTCAGCAAATTATTGTCTGTGGTCACTCTCACTGCGGCGCGATGAAGGGCTTGTTACAGCTTGGCAAGCTTGAAGAAGAAATGCCGCTGGTGTATGACTGGCTGAAGCATTCGGAAGCGACGCGGCGATTGGTGAGAGAAAATTACAGCCAGTACAGCGGCGAACAACTGTTAGAGATTACGATCGCCGAAAACGTTCTCACCCAAATCGAGAATCTCAAAACCTATCCAGTTGTGCATTCGCGCTTGTACCAGCGCAAACTCGAAATCTTTGCCTGGGTTTATCACATTGAAACTGGGGAAGTTCTCGCGTTTGATCCGGAGACTCATGCGTATGTTCCGCCGCAAAGTCAGCTATCGCTCCGAGAGCGCGGTGAAGTGGCTCCCAAACAGTACGCAAAAACGAGCGCTCCGCCTGTTGCGTGTGAGTTAGTCCCGGATGTGCCTGCGGTTTCCAATGGAAACGGACGTTTGCCAGAGCCCGTCCGTGCTGAAGTGCCCATTGAGTCGATGCCTTGGCTGTCGCCGGAACAAGCCGATCGCATTTATCGCGGCTCAGCCGCTCGACGGCAGTAGAGGCTGAGAAAATCGCGATCGCTCTAAACGCTAAAGTTGGGGCGATCGCTTTCTAGAGTTAACTCAACACGCTAGACCATCCGAGCGTTGACAGCATAATCAGATTGCTGCACCAAAATAAGCCTAAAATCCATAGCAGTACAGTCATTCCTTTGCGATTTACAGCATTCCCAGAGGCCTGACTGATGAGTTGTTGCGATCGCCAAAGTTGCCACAAGCGAAAGATAGTGTAAACCGTTCCGATCGCGACAACTAAACTCGGAAATCCAAGGCTGCTAAAAATCTGCTCGGTCAGAATTTGAATGATCAATGCAGACAGATAAAGCCCCAGAATTTTGCGGATTTGGGGATGTCTGAACCAGACTATCCAGGCAATGCCGGGAAGAATCACCCCCAGCGTGATTGCCAGCCAGATCCAAATTCCCATAAAACGACGTTCTGCATCGTTAAAGTGAATGGTTTGAGCGATCGGCACCGCTCGTATGCTGATGAGCCAACCAAGCGCGATCGTCAGCAGTGTGGCGAACAGCGCAAACGAAAAGACCGTTTTCCAGGACATACAAGTGGAATGACACTGTACTGAATCAGACTAAGACTTAAAGATAACCTTTTCCTCTATTGCAAGGATGAATCCATTAGATTGCACAGTTTGTAGAGAGTTCTGGCAGCAACATTTCCATCCCATTCAGCATTCCCAATTTCAACGACATCAAAGCCAATCACCTTACGTCCACTGTTAACGACTTCGCGGAACAAACAGAAAGCTTGCTCTAGCTCTAATCCACCGGGCACAGGTGTTCCAGTCATCGAGCAAAGCTTCGGATCAAAGCCATCGACATCGACGCTGATATAAACTTCTTGCGGCAGTTCTGCCACGATTTGCTGGCAAATTTGAAGCCAAGGCACACCCGCATACTGTTTCTGTTTCAGCATCGAATCATAGTAGGTTGAGATTCGACCGTTAGAGTCGCGAATTAGGTTTACTTCGTCTAAACAAACATCGCGAATTCCAACTTGAACAAGCTTAGTCATCTGTGGCAGTGTCAGCACGTTGTACATGATCGAGGCGTGCGAATACTCGAAGCCTTCGTAAGCCTGGCGCAAATCTGCATGAGCATCAATGTGCAGAATGCCAAAATTCTCGTGATGTTGGGCGATCGCTCTCAAGTACCCCAGCGGCACACTATGATCCCCACCCACGACTGCGACTCGTTTTCCTTGCTGAAGGGCGCGATCGCTCTGTTCAAATAACCATTGGTTCAGTGTTTCACCCGCTTGATTGATTGTTTCGAGTAACTGAGATAGTTCTGAATCTAGCTGTTCTCCAATAGATAAGCGATCGATAATCTTCGCGGCATCCGCTCGGAGTCGATCGGAGCGATCGAGAATGGTTTGTGGAATCTCAGGCATAAAGATTCCTTGTTTCCACCCGTCTGGATTGTCAAAGTCATACAAATCAAGCTGCGACGAAGCGTTCAGCATTGCTGCTACACCTCGCGCAGTTCCGGCATTGTAAGAAACCGTCACTTCCCAGGGCACACCCAACACAATTAATTTTGCCGAGTCATAGTCAAACGGCAAGCCAAACAATCGACCCATGACACCTATGCCACTAGGATCATAGTTCTGTAAATCTGTCATTTTTTAAGTTCCTATACAGTTTGAAGCGTTTTTCCAAAGGTTTGCGGTTCCGGTAAAGGTTCGCCTCCTACGCCACAACGAAGTTCACGAGCTTTCCTGGTACAACAATTACCTTCTTAATCTCTTTGCCTTCGATGTAGCGTTTTGCAATCTCTGACTCTCGCGCAAATTGTTCTAATGCGGCTTTGTTGTCTGCGATCGCAGTTGCTGCCTCGATCGTTCCGCGTGTTTTGCCTAAGATTTGAATCACGATCGTTTTCTCATCGGCGATTAATGCACTTGGATCAACGATCGGGAAAGACTGCGTATGGATTGAGTCGGAATGTCCGATCGTGTGCCACAGTTCCTCAGCAATGTGTGGAGCAAACGGCGCTAACAATCGCAGCAATGTATCAATGCCTTCGGCATAAACTGGGGAATCTTTTTGAGCATCGCTTAAGGCATTGCTCAATTTCATCAGTTCAGAGACTGCCGTGTTGAATTGATAGTCACCCTGCAAATCTTCGGTGACTTCTTTGATTGCCGTGTGAATCGATCGACGCAAATCTTTCTCAGGTTTGGATAAATTGCCGTTGGTAGAGACGCGATTAATCGCTCTACCAACGCCGGATTCCGTCACCAATCGCCATACCCGATTGAGGAATCGGAATTGCCCTTCAACGTCGGCATCTTCCCACTCCAAATCTTTCTCAGGCGGTGCTTTGAATAAGATAAACATCCGCGCCGTATCCGCCCCGTATTTGTCGACAACATCACCCGGAGCTACACCGTTGTACTTCGATTTCGACATTTTCTCGAACACAACTTCTAGCTTTTCTCCGGTTGCTGGATCGATCGGATTGGTTGCATCTTTAATCTCAGCAGGAAGCACATACTTTCCAGTGGTTGGATTCTTGTAAGTTCTGCCCTGAACCATACCTTGAGTGAGTAGACGCTCGAAGGGTTCATCGAAGTTCAACAGACCCCGATCGCGCAATACCTTTGTAAAGAATCGAGAATACAGTAAATGTAAAATCGCGTGTTCAATTCCGCCCACGTACTGATCCACAGGCATCCAATCATTTGTGATCGCTCGATCGAATACTGCTTGATCATTGTTAGCATCGGGATAGCGCAAGAAATACCACGACGAATCGATAAACGTATCCATCGTGTCGGTCTCGCGTTTTGCAGCAGTTCCACAACTCGGACAAGAAACATTCAGCCACGATTCTAACTGGGTTAACGGTGAGCCGCCTTTACCGGAGAACTCAACATTCTCAGGCAGTGCAACAGGTAAGTCAGAGTCGGGAACCGGAACTGCACCACACTTCGGACAGTGAATGATCGGAATCGGTGCGCCCCAGTATCTTTGTCGTGAAATTAACCAATCCCTTAAGCGATAGTTCGAGGTACCTTTCCCTTTTTGCTTCGATTCAAGGAATGCGATCGCTGCTTCAACACTCTGACCTTTTCCTTTCCCTGCCGGAACACCATCCAACACACCAGAATTCACCATCACCCCTTCGCCCGGAAAGGCTTCGGTCATAGTTGCAGCATCTAAAGTTTGATCCGGGGGCTGAACGACGACTTTGATCGGTAAATCGAAC
This genomic window from Cyanobacteria bacterium FACHB-DQ100 contains:
- a CDS encoding carbonic anhydrase produces the protein MKKLIQGHRQFRESYVPRHLDQLEELSHGQKPRVLFITCSDSRIDPNLITQADIGDLFIIRNAGNIIPPYGAANGGEGAAVEYAINALDIQQIIVCGHSHCGAMKGLLQLGKLEEEMPLVYDWLKHSEATRRLVRENYSQYSGEQLLEITIAENVLTQIENLKTYPVVHSRLYQRKLEIFAWVYHIETGEVLAFDPETHAYVPPQSQLSLRERGEVAPKQYAKTSAPPVACELVPDVPAVSNGNGRLPEPVRAEVPIESMPWLSPEQADRIYRGSAARRQ
- a CDS encoding agmatinase family protein, producing the protein MTDLQNYDPSGIGVMGRLFGLPFDYDSAKLIVLGVPWEVTVSYNAGTARGVAAMLNASSQLDLYDFDNPDGWKQGIFMPEIPQTILDRSDRLRADAAKIIDRLSIGEQLDSELSQLLETINQAGETLNQWLFEQSDRALQQGKRVAVVGGDHSVPLGYLRAIAQHHENFGILHIDAHADLRQAYEGFEYSHASIMYNVLTLPQMTKLVQVGIRDVCLDEVNLIRDSNGRISTYYDSMLKQKQYAGVPWLQICQQIVAELPQEVYISVDVDGFDPKLCSMTGTPVPGGLELEQAFCLFREVVNSGRKVIGFDVVEIGNAEWDGNVAARTLYKLCNLMDSSLQ
- a CDS encoding leucine--tRNA ligase, producing the protein MEFRYTPTEIEAKWQQAWTDAELSQTPETSDKPKFYALSMFPYPSGNLHMGHVRVYTIVDVIARLKRMQGYRVLNPMGWDAFGLPAENAAIERGVHPAKWTYQNIDQMRDQLKQLGISFDWTKEVATCSPDYYRWTQWIFLEFFKAGLAYQKEATVNWDPIDQTVLANEQVDADGRSWRSGAKVERKLLRQWFLKITDYAEQLLTDLDKLKGWPDRVKLMQANWIGKSTGAQVIFTTEAGDEIVVFTTRPDTLWGASFMVLSPEHPLVEKLTTPEQAEAIQQYQEAAAAKSDIDRTDEGQEKTGVWTGSSAINPVNDQKIPIWIADYVLMDYGTGAIMAVPAHDQRDFEFAKKFDLPIKVVVQPPDQTLDAATMTEAFPGEGVMVNSGVLDGVPAGKGKGQSVEAAIAFLESKQKGKGTSNYRLRDWLISRQRYWGAPIPIIHCPKCGAVPVPDSDLPVALPENVEFSGKGGSPLTQLESWLNVSCPSCGTAAKRETDTMDTFIDSSWYFLRYPDANNDQAVFDRAITNDWMPVDQYVGGIEHAILHLLYSRFFTKVLRDRGLLNFDEPFERLLTQGMVQGRTYKNPTTGKYVLPAEIKDATNPIDPATGEKLEVVFEKMSKSKYNGVAPGDVVDKYGADTARMFILFKAPPEKDLEWEDADVEGQFRFLNRVWRLVTESGVGRAINRVSTNGNLSKPEKDLRRSIHTAIKEVTEDLQGDYQFNTAVSELMKLSNALSDAQKDSPVYAEGIDTLLRLLAPFAPHIAEELWHTIGHSDSIHTQSFPIVDPSALIADEKTIVIQILGKTRGTIEAATAIADNKAALEQFARESEIAKRYIEGKEIKKVIVVPGKLVNFVVA